One region of Octopus sinensis linkage group LG30, ASM634580v1, whole genome shotgun sequence genomic DNA includes:
- the LOC118768538 gene encoding uncharacterized protein LOC118768538 isoform X1 gives MTRFTMEDQTENTQKRALRGSTPKWDEEGGDNKGDPKNWEIIRKQDVLDKHISYTRFNAYEDKINLLINSQEEECTFFKNIGMDTITLQKENVYNQELIISGKLELFLEHYLQRNNLQDKHKTIEPSKLPTKFRPLCPVVTREAKIEESGEELEKSIISNVIVIREGMVTYSHHFMTICCLSRNGDRIDVHCPSSVTNFTRISEDMVLATLPFQEMILIISPKTFKIKRIKLGLYMVSYLEDSTLIGVEMFGKTVYQFDWEDNTINYQFITKETPTDIAVGVQNILLISFPSIKRVICFKLDGQQLWEVETHSLHLPSKISLYQNYFYVLQGQIIYRISAKGGVTRRDIGKKCRSISVGKDTILVTDYCGRPHGIQMNKDFWPKLSYNHQLHTPSLKDYIDIEDCYNITNILPMSTSSILIIYKNKKAKLFTDNGEIINQNNSVFLELPSFCCRINANRFLVFYREMKGFQYITCPELRKGPLMKVHTDYITLCHVVSNKCLALTTSGNKSEVHILLIHEDKVDIAERISLGHHNVSIAATPINFVVIDGNENKMVFYSTCGEELFQKYLPFYGHPHHIYSDNVYFYVLFRRHCILRCYDLYGQMKWQWELPFPVHPHIAVFQGTLYVPDTQLNRVLLYKYQDRSSGCLLPIKNPYIRNLNLRLKEKENDQKLVIGEICNLSNGQLVVFDINHDCLLYISEEGDIVSRLSLPSTATDICRWGSDHIGVTLPLQKQLRVIGNLSNTVRSVLLRQPYVRVCKMGEREIVCYCDKPSHLDILTINYYNQVEVIKTINIPVFVKSLSIDKETLKLLIVTRGKAFQYNTRIGGGGHRGHNLLVNDLVTNNHLNYYIDLVDVFSRHISLSEMLSSTLYLQDLKVSDKARHIPLPKHLGDKEPVWIERLVITENNLIAGCDRKNGNIKIFTLDGHLLDLIKVNVYDNTKMCRWQSNTLVITNGDYKDPNKHQLLTLKVEYPLSLLIYQTRNNYDCIASLSNNQLVLSEWRDVRHLYFVEIDEIRSSVKETNKIDIPEPLIERNEDGKYYDRIQDIKVTDEDVIIVLNKNSSFSSTVVVNIYIQSDTT, from the coding sequence ATTCACTATGGAAGACCAGACTGAAAATACTCAGAAAAGAGCTTTAAGGGGCTCGACACCAAAATGGGATGAAGAAGGAGGTGACAATAAAGGAGACCCTAAAAACTGGGAAATAATTAGAAAACAAGATGTTTTGGACAAACACATATCTTATACAAGATTCAATGCCTATGAGGACAAAATTAATTTGTTGATAAATTCTCAGGAAGAAGaatgtactttttttaaaaatataggaaTGGATACAATtactttacaaaaagaaaatgtttacaaTCAAGAATTAATAATTTCTGGAAAACTAGAATTGTTCCTGGAACACTATTTACAGAGAAATAATTtacaagacaaacacaaaaccatTGAGCCATCAAAATTACCCACAAAATTCCGGCCTCTTTGCCCGGTTGTGACAAGAGAAGCAAAGATCGAGGAATCTGGAGAAGAATTGGAGAAAAGCATAATATCCAATGTCATTGTCATACGTGAGGGAATGGTAACATATTCCCACCATTTTATGACAATATGTTGTTTGTCAAGAAATGGTGACAGAATTGATGTCCATTGTCCATCTTCTGTCACCAATTTCACCAGAATCAGTGAAGACATGGTTCTGGCAACCCTCCCCTTCCAAGAAATGATTCTTATTATCAGCCCCAAAACCTTTAAGATCAAAAGGATAAAGTTGGGGTTATATATGGTGAGTTACTTGGAAGATTCTACACTAATAGGTGTAGAAATGTTTGGTAAAACAGTTTACCAATTTGATTGGGAGGATAACACTATTAACTATCAATTTATTACCAAAGAAACCCCTACAGATATTGCTGTAGGGGTCCAGAATATTCTTTTAATATCATTTCCCAGTATTAAAAGAGTAATCTGTTTTAAACTGGATGGCCAACAGTTATGGGAGGTAGAGACCCATTCTCTGCATCTCCCTAGTAAAATCTCTCTGtaccaaaattatttctatgtcctccagGGACAAATAATTTATAGGATTTCAGCTAAAGGTGGTGTAACAAGGAGGGACATTGGCAAGAAATGCCGCTCTATTTCTGTTGGTAAAGATACCATTTTGGTAACAGATTATTGCGGCAGACCACATGGTATTCAAATGAATAAAGACTTTTGGCCCAAACTGTCATACAACCACCAGCTACATACCCCCAGTTTAAAAGACTATATTGATATTGAGGATTGCtacaacattacaaatattctacctatgtctacatcttctatattaataatttacaaaaacaagaaagctaaattattcactgataatggggaaataattaaccaaaataattcagttttccttgagcttccttctttctgttgtaGAATAAACGCAAACAGATTCCTGGTATTTTATCGTGAAATGAAAGGATTTCAGTATATCACCTGTCCTGAACTAAGAAAAGGCCCTTTAATGAAAGTCCATACTGATTACATTACACTATGTCATGTTGTATCAAATAAGTGTTTAGCTCTAACCACAAGTGGAAACAAAAGCGAGGTCCATATCCTCTTGATCCACgaagataaagttgacattgcagaaagaatttctctgggacatcataatgtcagcattgctgcaactccaattaattttgtagtcatagatggaaacgaaaataaaatggtattttattccacatgtggtgaagaactttttcaaaaataccttccattctatggccaccctcatcacatctactctgataatgtttatttctatgtcctcttcagAAGACACTGTATTCTCAGATGTTACGATCTATATGGACAAATGAAATGGCAGTGGGAACTGCCTTTCCCTGTTCaccctcacattgctgttttccaaggaactctTTATGTCCCGGACACTCAACTCAACAGGGTTCTTCTTTACAAGTATCAAGACCGGTCGTCTGGCTGCCTTTTACCCATTAAAAATCCTTAtatcagaaatctaaatctacgactcaaagaaaaggagaatgaccaaaaacttgtcattggcgaaatatgtaatctgtccaatggacagttggtggtgttcgacatcaaccatgattgcttgttgtacatttctgaggaaggagacattgtgtcCAGATTATCTCTGCCGTCTACAGCCACAGATATATGTCGATGGGGTTCTGATCATATAGGGGTCACATTACccctacagaaacaattaagggtcatCGGAAACCTATCAAATACAGTGAGAAGTGTATTATTAAGGCAGCCTTATGTACGGGTGTGTAAGATGGGTGAAcgtgaaattgtttgttattgtgataaaccatcacatttagacattttaactattaattattataatcaagtcgaagtaattaagacaattaatatccctgtgtttgtgaaatcattatcaatagaCAAGGAAACACTAAAGCTATTGATTGTTACTAGGGGAAAAGCTTTTCAGTACAACActagaataggtggtggtggtcatagagGTCATAATTTGTTGGTTAATGATCTTGTTACTAATAATCatcttaattattatatcgacctggtggatgtattttccagacacatttctctcagcGAAATGTTGTCTTCCACTTTATATCTACAGGACCTGAAAGTTTCTGATAAAGCCAGACATATTCCTCTCCCTAAACATTTGGGAGACAAAGAACCAGTGTGGATTGAACGTTTGGTTATTACAGAAAATAATCTGATTGCAGGATGTGACAGGAAGAatggaaacattaagatattcacaCTGGATGGTCACCTATTGGATTTAATCAAAGTGAATGTTTATGACAATACTAAAATGTGTCGATGGCAGTCAAACACACTGGTCATTACGAATGGGGATTATAAAGATCCTAATAAACACCAACTGTTGACATTAAAAGTGGAATATCCATTGTCGTTGCTAATTTACCAAACGAGAAATAATTATGATTGTATAGCTTCTTTATCAAATAATCAACTGGTTTTGAGTGAATGGAGAGATGTAAGACATTTGTATTTTGTTGAAATTGATGAAATACGTTCGAGTgtgaaggaaacaaacaaaatagacaTACCTGAACCATTAATAGAGAGAAACGAAGATGGAAAGTATTATGATAGAATCCAGGATATTAAAGTTACTGATGAAGATGTCATCATTGTCTTAAACAAgaattcatcattttcttcaacagtggtggtcaatatttacattcagtcagacactacatga
- the LOC118768538 gene encoding uncharacterized protein LOC118768538 isoform X2 translates to MEDQTENTQKRALRGSTPKWDEEGGDNKGDPKNWEIIRKQDVLDKHISYTRFNAYEDKINLLINSQEEECTFFKNIGMDTITLQKENVYNQELIISGKLELFLEHYLQRNNLQDKHKTIEPSKLPTKFRPLCPVVTREAKIEESGEELEKSIISNVIVIREGMVTYSHHFMTICCLSRNGDRIDVHCPSSVTNFTRISEDMVLATLPFQEMILIISPKTFKIKRIKLGLYMVSYLEDSTLIGVEMFGKTVYQFDWEDNTINYQFITKETPTDIAVGVQNILLISFPSIKRVICFKLDGQQLWEVETHSLHLPSKISLYQNYFYVLQGQIIYRISAKGGVTRRDIGKKCRSISVGKDTILVTDYCGRPHGIQMNKDFWPKLSYNHQLHTPSLKDYIDIEDCYNITNILPMSTSSILIIYKNKKAKLFTDNGEIINQNNSVFLELPSFCCRINANRFLVFYREMKGFQYITCPELRKGPLMKVHTDYITLCHVVSNKCLALTTSGNKSEVHILLIHEDKVDIAERISLGHHNVSIAATPINFVVIDGNENKMVFYSTCGEELFQKYLPFYGHPHHIYSDNVYFYVLFRRHCILRCYDLYGQMKWQWELPFPVHPHIAVFQGTLYVPDTQLNRVLLYKYQDRSSGCLLPIKNPYIRNLNLRLKEKENDQKLVIGEICNLSNGQLVVFDINHDCLLYISEEGDIVSRLSLPSTATDICRWGSDHIGVTLPLQKQLRVIGNLSNTVRSVLLRQPYVRVCKMGEREIVCYCDKPSHLDILTINYYNQVEVIKTINIPVFVKSLSIDKETLKLLIVTRGKAFQYNTRIGGGGHRGHNLLVNDLVTNNHLNYYIDLVDVFSRHISLSEMLSSTLYLQDLKVSDKARHIPLPKHLGDKEPVWIERLVITENNLIAGCDRKNGNIKIFTLDGHLLDLIKVNVYDNTKMCRWQSNTLVITNGDYKDPNKHQLLTLKVEYPLSLLIYQTRNNYDCIASLSNNQLVLSEWRDVRHLYFVEIDEIRSSVKETNKIDIPEPLIERNEDGKYYDRIQDIKVTDEDVIIVLNKNSSFSSTVVVNIYIQSDTT, encoded by the coding sequence ATGGAAGACCAGACTGAAAATACTCAGAAAAGAGCTTTAAGGGGCTCGACACCAAAATGGGATGAAGAAGGAGGTGACAATAAAGGAGACCCTAAAAACTGGGAAATAATTAGAAAACAAGATGTTTTGGACAAACACATATCTTATACAAGATTCAATGCCTATGAGGACAAAATTAATTTGTTGATAAATTCTCAGGAAGAAGaatgtactttttttaaaaatataggaaTGGATACAATtactttacaaaaagaaaatgtttacaaTCAAGAATTAATAATTTCTGGAAAACTAGAATTGTTCCTGGAACACTATTTACAGAGAAATAATTtacaagacaaacacaaaaccatTGAGCCATCAAAATTACCCACAAAATTCCGGCCTCTTTGCCCGGTTGTGACAAGAGAAGCAAAGATCGAGGAATCTGGAGAAGAATTGGAGAAAAGCATAATATCCAATGTCATTGTCATACGTGAGGGAATGGTAACATATTCCCACCATTTTATGACAATATGTTGTTTGTCAAGAAATGGTGACAGAATTGATGTCCATTGTCCATCTTCTGTCACCAATTTCACCAGAATCAGTGAAGACATGGTTCTGGCAACCCTCCCCTTCCAAGAAATGATTCTTATTATCAGCCCCAAAACCTTTAAGATCAAAAGGATAAAGTTGGGGTTATATATGGTGAGTTACTTGGAAGATTCTACACTAATAGGTGTAGAAATGTTTGGTAAAACAGTTTACCAATTTGATTGGGAGGATAACACTATTAACTATCAATTTATTACCAAAGAAACCCCTACAGATATTGCTGTAGGGGTCCAGAATATTCTTTTAATATCATTTCCCAGTATTAAAAGAGTAATCTGTTTTAAACTGGATGGCCAACAGTTATGGGAGGTAGAGACCCATTCTCTGCATCTCCCTAGTAAAATCTCTCTGtaccaaaattatttctatgtcctccagGGACAAATAATTTATAGGATTTCAGCTAAAGGTGGTGTAACAAGGAGGGACATTGGCAAGAAATGCCGCTCTATTTCTGTTGGTAAAGATACCATTTTGGTAACAGATTATTGCGGCAGACCACATGGTATTCAAATGAATAAAGACTTTTGGCCCAAACTGTCATACAACCACCAGCTACATACCCCCAGTTTAAAAGACTATATTGATATTGAGGATTGCtacaacattacaaatattctacctatgtctacatcttctatattaataatttacaaaaacaagaaagctaaattattcactgataatggggaaataattaaccaaaataattcagttttccttgagcttccttctttctgttgtaGAATAAACGCAAACAGATTCCTGGTATTTTATCGTGAAATGAAAGGATTTCAGTATATCACCTGTCCTGAACTAAGAAAAGGCCCTTTAATGAAAGTCCATACTGATTACATTACACTATGTCATGTTGTATCAAATAAGTGTTTAGCTCTAACCACAAGTGGAAACAAAAGCGAGGTCCATATCCTCTTGATCCACgaagataaagttgacattgcagaaagaatttctctgggacatcataatgtcagcattgctgcaactccaattaattttgtagtcatagatggaaacgaaaataaaatggtattttattccacatgtggtgaagaactttttcaaaaataccttccattctatggccaccctcatcacatctactctgataatgtttatttctatgtcctcttcagAAGACACTGTATTCTCAGATGTTACGATCTATATGGACAAATGAAATGGCAGTGGGAACTGCCTTTCCCTGTTCaccctcacattgctgttttccaaggaactctTTATGTCCCGGACACTCAACTCAACAGGGTTCTTCTTTACAAGTATCAAGACCGGTCGTCTGGCTGCCTTTTACCCATTAAAAATCCTTAtatcagaaatctaaatctacgactcaaagaaaaggagaatgaccaaaaacttgtcattggcgaaatatgtaatctgtccaatggacagttggtggtgttcgacatcaaccatgattgcttgttgtacatttctgaggaaggagacattgtgtcCAGATTATCTCTGCCGTCTACAGCCACAGATATATGTCGATGGGGTTCTGATCATATAGGGGTCACATTACccctacagaaacaattaagggtcatCGGAAACCTATCAAATACAGTGAGAAGTGTATTATTAAGGCAGCCTTATGTACGGGTGTGTAAGATGGGTGAAcgtgaaattgtttgttattgtgataaaccatcacatttagacattttaactattaattattataatcaagtcgaagtaattaagacaattaatatccctgtgtttgtgaaatcattatcaatagaCAAGGAAACACTAAAGCTATTGATTGTTACTAGGGGAAAAGCTTTTCAGTACAACActagaataggtggtggtggtcatagagGTCATAATTTGTTGGTTAATGATCTTGTTACTAATAATCatcttaattattatatcgacctggtggatgtattttccagacacatttctctcagcGAAATGTTGTCTTCCACTTTATATCTACAGGACCTGAAAGTTTCTGATAAAGCCAGACATATTCCTCTCCCTAAACATTTGGGAGACAAAGAACCAGTGTGGATTGAACGTTTGGTTATTACAGAAAATAATCTGATTGCAGGATGTGACAGGAAGAatggaaacattaagatattcacaCTGGATGGTCACCTATTGGATTTAATCAAAGTGAATGTTTATGACAATACTAAAATGTGTCGATGGCAGTCAAACACACTGGTCATTACGAATGGGGATTATAAAGATCCTAATAAACACCAACTGTTGACATTAAAAGTGGAATATCCATTGTCGTTGCTAATTTACCAAACGAGAAATAATTATGATTGTATAGCTTCTTTATCAAATAATCAACTGGTTTTGAGTGAATGGAGAGATGTAAGACATTTGTATTTTGTTGAAATTGATGAAATACGTTCGAGTgtgaaggaaacaaacaaaatagacaTACCTGAACCATTAATAGAGAGAAACGAAGATGGAAAGTATTATGATAGAATCCAGGATATTAAAGTTACTGATGAAGATGTCATCATTGTCTTAAACAAgaattcatcattttcttcaacagtggtggtcaatatttacattcagtcagacactacatga